From Sediminibacterium sp. TEGAF015, a single genomic window includes:
- the rplE gene encoding 50S ribosomal protein L5 → MSTEKYTPRLAAKYTKEVIPALMKKFAYTTVMQAPKLEKICINRGVNGAVTDKKLVDIAVEELNMITGQKAVPTMSKKDISNFKLRKGMPIGARVTLRGEKMYEFLDRLVSVALPRVRDFKGISDKAFDGRGNYTLGVTEQIIFPEIDIDKVNKITGLDITFVTTANTNEEAYELLKELGMPFKGTKKD, encoded by the coding sequence CTAAAGAAGTGATACCTGCTCTTATGAAGAAGTTTGCTTACACAACTGTAATGCAAGCTCCTAAACTAGAAAAAATCTGTATCAACCGTGGTGTAAACGGTGCAGTTACAGATAAGAAACTAGTAGACATTGCAGTAGAAGAACTAAACATGATCACTGGTCAGAAAGCGGTTCCTACTATGTCTAAGAAAGACATTTCTAACTTCAAGTTACGTAAGGGAATGCCAATTGGTGCCCGCGTTACATTAAGAGGTGAAAAAATGTATGAATTCCTTGACAGATTGGTATCTGTTGCTTTACCACGTGTACGTGATTTCAAAGGAATCAGCGACAAAGCTTTTGACGGTAGAGGTAACTATACTTTAGGTGTTACTGAACAAATCATTTTCCCTGAAATTGATATTGATAAAGTAAATAAAATCACCGGATTGGATATCACTTTTGTTACAACAGCAAACACCAATGAAGAAGCTTATGAGCTTTTGAAAGAATTGGGTATGCCGTTTAAAGGAACCAAGAAAGATTAA
- the rplR gene encoding 50S ribosomal protein L18: protein MGKLIQRQKIRYRIRKKVAGTAVKPRLSVFRSNAEIYAQLIDDDNGVTIAAASSRDKDIAAQKVTKIEKAKMVGAAVATKALALGLTNCVFDRGGNLYHGRVKSVADGAREGGLVF, encoded by the coding sequence ATGGGTAAATTAATTCAAAGGCAAAAAATTAGATACCGCATCCGTAAGAAGGTTGCTGGTACAGCTGTAAAGCCACGCCTTTCTGTATTCAGAAGCAATGCCGAAATCTATGCACAATTAATTGATGATGATAATGGAGTTACTATAGCTGCTGCATCTTCAAGGGATAAAGACATCGCTGCTCAGAAAGTTACCAAGATTGAAAAAGCTAAAATGGTAGGTGCTGCAGTTGCAACTAAAGCTTTGGCTCTGGGTTTAACAAATTGTGTATTTGACAGAGGTGGAAATCTATATCATGGCCGTGTGAAGTCTGTTGCAGACGGAGCAAGAGAAGGTGGTCTGGTATTCTAA
- the rpsN gene encoding 30S ribosomal protein S14, which translates to MAKESVKARQRKREKMVAQYAEKRAALKAAGDYAALDLLPKNASPVRLKNRCQLTGRPKGYMRYFGLSRVIFRDMALNGMIPGVKKASW; encoded by the coding sequence ATGGCAAAAGAATCAGTAAAAGCCAGACAAAGAAAGCGCGAGAAAATGGTAGCTCAGTATGCTGAAAAGCGTGCAGCCTTAAAAGCAGCAGGCGATTATGCAGCATTGGATCTACTACCTAAGAATGCTTCTCCGGTACGTTTAAAGAACCGTTGTCAGCTTACAGGAAGACCTAAAGGATACATGCGTTATTTTGGTCTGTCAAGGGTTATTTTCCGCGACATGGCTTTGAATGGCATGATTCCAGGCGTAAAGAAAGCAAGCTGGTAA
- the rpsE gene encoding 30S ribosomal protein S5 — MSKVSVNKVKAGGDIELKDKVVAINRVVKTTKGGRTFSFSALVVVGNENGIVGQGLGKAKEVQEAIAKGIEDAKKNLVKVPVMHGTIPHEQWAKDGAAKVLIKPAAHGAGVIAGGSMRSVLESAGITDVLAKSLGSANPHNVVKATIKALSLLREPVQVAKGRNIKLSKVFNG; from the coding sequence ATGTCTAAAGTAAGCGTAAATAAAGTAAAAGCGGGTGGCGACATCGAATTAAAAGATAAGGTTGTTGCTATTAACCGTGTGGTAAAAACCACAAAAGGTGGCCGTACATTCAGTTTCTCTGCACTTGTTGTAGTTGGAAACGAAAATGGTATTGTAGGACAGGGTCTTGGTAAAGCAAAAGAAGTACAGGAAGCTATTGCTAAAGGTATTGAAGATGCAAAAAAGAACCTGGTTAAAGTACCTGTAATGCACGGAACTATTCCTCACGAACAGTGGGCTAAAGATGGTGCTGCTAAGGTACTTATAAAGCCAGCTGCACACGGAGCGGGAGTTATCGCGGGTGGTAGCATGCGTTCAGTTTTGGAAAGTGCTGGTATTACCGACGTACTTGCGAAAAGCCTTGGATCTGCTAATCCTCACAACGTAGTAAAAGCTACTATTAAAGCGTTAAGCCTTTTGAGAGAACCCGTTCAGGTTGCTAAAGGACGTAACATTAAATTGAGCAAAGTTTTCAACGGATAA
- the rplO gene encoding 50S ribosomal protein L15 yields the protein MKLHNLKPAEGSVKREKRLGRGEASGKGGTSTKGNKGGQSRAGYKSKMAHEGGQMPIQRRIPKRGFKNNNRVEYKVFNLGQLDQLVEKYGFTEISLENLYINGLISRTDSVKVLGNGELKSKLSFKINAISEKAKTAIEAAGGTVEIIK from the coding sequence ATGAAACTACACAATTTAAAGCCTGCTGAAGGTTCAGTAAAAAGAGAAAAGAGATTAGGTCGTGGTGAAGCATCTGGTAAAGGTGGTACATCAACCAAAGGTAACAAGGGTGGTCAGAGCCGCGCTGGTTACAAGAGCAAAATGGCTCATGAAGGTGGTCAGATGCCAATTCAGCGTAGAATTCCTAAGCGTGGATTCAAGAACAACAATAGAGTTGAATACAAAGTGTTTAATTTAGGTCAATTAGATCAGTTAGTTGAGAAATACGGTTTCACTGAAATTTCTCTTGAGAATTTATACATCAATGGTTTAATCAGCCGTACTGATAGCGTTAAGGTATTGGGTAATGGCGAACTGAAGTCTAAGCTCAGTTTCAAAATTAACGCCATCAGTGAAAAAGCAAAAACTGCTATTGAAGCTGCAGGCGGAACAGTTGAGATTATCAAATAA
- the rpmD gene encoding 50S ribosomal protein L30 gives MKKIKITQIKSGIDRPERQKQTLIALGLKKLNASREVEATPQILGMVNKVSHLVKVEEVA, from the coding sequence ATGAAAAAGATTAAGATCACACAAATAAAAAGCGGCATCGACAGACCAGAGCGTCAGAAGCAAACTCTTATTGCGCTTGGTTTAAAGAAGTTGAATGCCTCTAGAGAAGTAGAAGCTACTCCACAAATATTAGGTATGGTTAACAAGGTTAGCCACTTAGTGAAGGTTGAAGAAGTTGCTTAA
- the rplF gene encoding 50S ribosomal protein L6: MSRIGKQPVAVPAGVTITVDAENVLTVKGPKGQLSQAIDRDITVVIGEGSVTFTRPTDQIRHRAMHGLYRSLVNNMVKGVTEGFKKELELVGVGFKAANTGNLLDLSLGYSHNIIIEIPSELKVATSNEKGQNPKVFLEGIDKQLIGQVAAKLRSLRKPEPYKGKGVKYAGEILRRKAGKSAGK; this comes from the coding sequence ATGTCTAGAATTGGTAAACAACCAGTAGCAGTTCCAGCAGGTGTAACCATCACCGTTGATGCTGAGAACGTTTTAACAGTAAAAGGTCCTAAAGGACAATTGTCTCAGGCAATTGACAGAGACATTACTGTTGTAATTGGAGAAGGTTCAGTTACCTTCACCAGACCTACAGATCAAATTCGTCACCGCGCAATGCACGGTTTATACCGTTCTTTGGTAAACAATATGGTGAAGGGTGTAACTGAAGGATTTAAAAAAGAATTAGAGTTAGTAGGGGTAGGTTTTAAAGCTGCCAATACCGGCAACCTTTTGGATCTTTCTTTAGGTTACTCTCACAATATCATTATTGAAATTCCAAGTGAATTGAAAGTTGCCACTAGCAACGAAAAGGGTCAGAACCCTAAAGTATTTCTTGAAGGAATTGACAAGCAATTGATTGGTCAGGTTGCTGCTAAATTAAGAAGCTTGCGTAAGCCTGAACCATACAAAGGAAAAGGTGTGAAATACGCTGGTGAAATCTTAAGAAGAAAAGCAGGTAAATCAGCAGGTAAATAA
- the rpsH gene encoding 30S ribosomal protein S8, whose protein sequence is MVTDPIADFLTRIRNAQLAGHRLVEIPASNLKKRLTEILYDQGYILKYKFEDDNKQGLIKIALKYDPATKQPAIRSLERVSRPGLRQYAKPAEIKRVINGLGVAILSTSKGVLTDKQAKAQNVGGEVLCYIS, encoded by the coding sequence ATGGTAACTGATCCAATAGCAGACTTCTTAACTAGAATTCGTAATGCTCAGTTGGCTGGTCATAGACTGGTTGAAATTCCTGCTTCTAATTTAAAGAAGCGTTTAACAGAAATCTTGTACGATCAGGGTTATATTCTGAAGTATAAATTCGAAGACGATAACAAGCAAGGTCTTATTAAGATTGCGCTTAAGTACGATCCTGCTACCAAACAACCAGCAATTCGCTCTTTGGAAAGAGTAAGCCGTCCAGGTTTACGTCAGTATGCTAAGCCTGCTGAAATCAAAAGAGTAATCAATGGTCTGGGAGTTGCAATCTTAAGTACTTCTAAAGGAGTATTGACAGATAAGCAAGCAAAGGCTCAGAATGTGGGTGGTGAAGTATTGTGTTACATTTCTTAA